Part of the Engystomops pustulosus chromosome 4, aEngPut4.maternal, whole genome shotgun sequence genome is shown below.
ACTGTTCAAGGGAAAAGTGAGGAGTCAAGCCATATTATATCTCTGTTGGATTTTGGGAACAATATAGCAGAGTAGCCATCTGGATAAGTTTGGATGCAAAACACAAGTGGCTTCTTGGAGGGAATATTCATAACATTGagtaaacaaaaaagaaaatgaaaaacaaatctAAGGATGCATTCACACGGTGTATGTACCGTAGTACGGCTGGCATACGTCGGCgccgggcagaggaggagggggagagtggtgctccccccgcccctttccatagcTTAACATAGAGCCTGGCACCGTTttccgtcgaaagataggacatgtcctttctacggtctacggagcggtacggtgtcgcacaattgctgcactgtaccgctcccgtacggcgctgtgaggccattgcaatgtatgggggacgtatatacaccatatataccgtgCCCGTATATTTATCCCCCATACgttcctgtgaatgtagcctaaaacaatTCAAGTTACTTGGTTATATACCACTATTTTAGTAGTTTATGTTTATTGGTCTGCAGAGAAGTCATGCAGCCATTCATTTGCCTCTATAGTCTCGTGTCTTACATGCCAGCAGTACAGTTGAGGCGAgtgagaattttttaaaaaaaatgaaacacacATAAGTctccattttatttctatatggaATTTGTTAAACACAGTTTATCATCCAAACACTGATTTTTAAGGTGCTATCTGGGatcaaaaaatgaaaacattttgctCATGTCTGTCCCTCTATCTGTTCCAGCACTGCAGCTCCTGTCATTGTAGAGGTGTCTGGCCGCAGTCAAACTGACAGTGACAGGGCCTGCAGTGCTGGAACAGAGGGGAGAACATCGGGATTTATCAGTTCATTTATAATTTTTCAGGCTGGAGACACCTTTTTCTGATTCCACAATCTATCCATACAAACAATAGTCATATTAAAATGATATACTATGTACAGAGAGATATTCTCCAAGAACTTATTTCTGGGACCTCTGCTTTGTCTGTACTTCCTATCCAGATTGAAAAACTGTCTGTGAAATAAGGAGAACATCATGTCGTGACCTAGCTATGGCATCACATCTTTTATAAATGCTAAGTAATAAATACATGGGGACAAATATCGTATCGGCCAATGGCATTGCCATTTCCAGCTTCACGATGTGAAGTCTTTTAAGAAATACTTAGGGActatttcctgttttttttttttattgaatttcaaaAGCAGTCACTATAAAAATAACATACAAATTTCCTTCACAGAGAGAATGGCAGTATTATGACTGATTCTGCAAGCACAACAGGGGATTCTTCCTTCCCTTTCATTTTCCCAGTATGAGGCACTTTTGATAAGAATAGCATCCTAGTCGTGGTGTTTGCTGCACTATGGAGCTTTGAGACAAATTTTATTAATAGACAGAGCTTGACGTCTTATAGTTAAATCACTTGAACTTACAGTAAAGATTAAGAtagggtggctgagtgggtagcacttcacccttgcagcgctggggtcctgggttcaaatccgacccaggtcaatatctgcaaggagtttgtatgttctctccgtgtttgcgtgggtttcctcccacactgcaaaacatactgttaggttgtttagattgtgacccccatggggacagggtccGTATTGGAATGAGACAGactggctataaactggctacattTTTGCAGTAGAACTTATAGGGGTGTTCCCATTCCCGCAAACTCATCTTattttttgtatgatgaaaaatgatacaattttccaatatactttctgtatcaattcttcagttttctacatctctgcttactGCCATTCTATGGAAGACCTCATTGTTAACTTTAGTggacagaaacctgaccatggctcgttagtatcacagagagtaatcagagatgtgtgatataacgagccgcgcacctgtgtgaccatggtcagatttctatccactgggagtaaacgatgaagcttcctatagaatgacagcaagcagagatctagaaaactgtgaggaaatgatacagaaagtatactggaaatttgtataacttttcattattcaaacaatataaattactcactgaaatgggacaacccctttaacctcttcctATGACTACACTGAATATAAATGTCCTAATTATCTGATCCAAAACCAATTATGATATAAATAGACAGTACAGAATTCACCCTGGACCGCGAATCTTAGCAACCTACCAGCTGCTATTACTATGCAAGCAACATGTAGGGAGCTGAGCAGCAGTGCCACATACAGACTCTGGCTCATTCACTAAcggtccgtcggacacatttttgtggggtttcccgacgatttccgttttgcgctgcattgccccgggattttggcgcaagcgatcggattttggcacatcgcgcgccggcttgcaagcgacagaaatcggggcctATGGCCATcgaacaacccgatggattcggacaaactgcagaatttaaaaaaggatttgtgtcgcaagatcaagcactcacatgcaccaggaagaagcaggtgaactgtgTCAGACCTcagggcagaagcgacggatgcaggaactcgggcgcacgagattagtgaatcgcggcagacccgaatcctcttcggacaacacaccgcgggatcgcgacaggaccgggtaagtaaatgtgcccctatgtcttcatTACTTGCCTATGAGAACCTGCCAAAGGCAAGGTCTAACATGCTGCCTCTCATTAAAGGGAACGTGTTATCAAATGTTGGTCTAAGAAACCAttgccagtatgttgtgaagcagctacacaccttccagataatgtttctttcatggcccattgtagtggcatcatccagaatatcagctttgaagtgagatgtaaattggttgtaaattGTCAAGGAGGCGGACAGTTTaaaattgaagtcaagctctcctcgccTCAGAACAGTCACTTCGTTGTAACTAATGCTCCTGCATCTAGGGACATCATTAACCAGATTTCCTGAAGTCTGGTAcataatgtcaatcacagggAAAGAGGCAAGAAAGCTGGGGAAAGTTTGACTTTGGTGTTAaagtctccgcctccatgacagtatacaaccaatttacatctcacatcaaaTTTGATTTCCTGGGTAACGTCACCACATTTGgccttgaaagaaacatgatctagaacctGTTCAGGTTACATACTGTAATAGTATATTAGGAcattttttgatgacaggttccctttgaggccGGACTTACATTGGTATTTttatcacatcagtgatttttcactgaagctATTTTGGCTTATGGCCACATACAGATTTGTATTCGCTTTGATGCCTCACTGAAACAttcttttcattgtgttttttcatacttcagtttttttccacttgtccaatgttgtcagtgaatacAAAAAAACAGGGCTTGATTTGTCCACAGATCACTGATCAATGGAAaacaaactgaagtgtgaaaaagcacaTTCAAGAGACGTAAAAATTATACAATAAAAAAGGTTGATTTTTGATTATTAGCcaacaaacaataaaaaaattaaaacctagtaAAAAGAGATAAACCCCAAAATTACAGCAATAAAAACTTGCAACTTACCCAGTAAAACAACAAGCCTAAACAAAGCCACATAGGGGGGATATAAAAGTATATTAAATGTGATGACATAATTGTTTTTGTAAAGTGTTTTCGGCttgcaaaattgaaaaaaaaatgatgaacttTTTGAATTGGAAACGTCaacattttccaatttttccTCCAATAAAGGGTCAATAAATTCTATGTATCTCAAGACTTTAAAAGGATCAACTCAACCcttaaaaacaagccctcatacagttatGATGACTTAAATgttaaaagttatggcttttgaaaaaaattacaacaaaAGTGTGTGGACATCTTGGCTCATACACCTCACTACTGGGTGTAGTGTCCCTACGCCAGATGCATTTTAAAGAAGAGGATGGAGTTTTTTATTTGTGCATGTGAGCCcaaagtcttgcaaatattcTGGAGTGAGGGTTTGATAGATATATATTTGGAATAGTTACAGTATTAAGCACTTTGGTATTTTCTTCCAATTCATTCAGAGGAGAATATTAAGGATGCATCTACACATTCACGTTTTCTGCAGACTTTAGactcctggtttggacagcaaaaactgcatctgaaaacttgAACATGTGGACGCACTCCCTGGTgggagttaaaggacatctactaccaggatgaaggattgtaaacaaagcacactggcatactggtgtgcacccccactgccaggttctgctcttctttgagctgCTTAGgaccatgttttaacaaaaaaaaaggctttaaaaattatgtaaatgaacctgaggggctccaggctccatttatgTCAATGGAGTCTGGAGGCCCAATGCtcctttgcatcatttttaaaacctttatttcttaaaatcaAGAGCCTAaggagctacaagaagagcagattctgtcaGAGGGATCAAAGTGTGCTGTTTACaacctttcatcctggtggtagatttcctttaacattctgTCCCACAATTAGTATGAGAGTAAAAACTAAATCCAAATTTGTGAACTGATAACATTTGCCACACATTTTACCAGTTTATGTCCACACCGTGAAAGCCAAGATGCCGGAATTCCTCATCACCACACAGTACATTTGGGATCAACACAAGCCCCCTGCATTCATTGTACACGCAAGAAGAGGAGCTTGTTACATCGTATGGGCCGGTCAAAGGACAGCAAAGGAAAGTCCCATCCAGGAGAGGTCACAGTATTCTCTGTTGGAAGGTATTGTCTCCCTAAACAAGTAACACAATGTATTTCCATATCCCAACACCAAACAACTGTAGGTTTACCTATTGTAACCATAATGGACAGACAGCACCCAAAGAAGGGCTCCTAACAGTAGCCAGCACCGGAGAAGATGTAATATTAGATACCATCATAGTTGATCCCTTGAGAGATTCTCATAAAACTCTGCCTAGTATTAGACGTATTACCGAAATTATGTGATTTGACATTATGATACATTATGAGGATTACATTGCCAACACATTTTTTCTCTTCTTCCGTCCGCATCTCCAAAAATGCAGTGCCTTGTTTCGATGCCCTTCAGTTATACTTCCCCAGGTGCTGAATATCTAAGTAATGGAGGTCTGAAGTTTCTATGGCTTTCCACCGCTATCAACCAAACTTATTGTATCATGTCAGTTTACAATATTTACCAGAATATTCTGAACATAAATTTTGGCAGACAGTTTCTTGGTGAGAACATCTCCTTACCTATCGGTGTTAATACTGATACTCAATAACATAGTGATGTGTTTGTGTTCTTTTCAGATTCCGGGTTACTCACATTGGAAAGAAACCTGGTATTCAAGGGGCTcaggatgacccaaacatctccaGTGACCCAATTTCTTTTGATAAAGATACAGATGAACAGgcagaaacaaaaataaaaaatggtatcAGCTTACAAGAAGCTTTTGAGGCACAAGGGATCTCACAAAATGGACCAGACTTGGTGGGATTGGCCAAATCTGAGGTCAAAGATGCTGTTATTAGCATGAATGGACATAAACTTATAGAGGCCAAAGCTGGAGGAAATGTTTCCAAGGGCAAAGCATCCAAAGACAGAAGGAGCAGTGCTCCGGAACAGACAGCTGCTCAGCGGGAAAGAATAGACGTGCTTCAGCTCAGAGGACGGGACCAGCAAAAAGGAAGAAGTCCAGAAAATACAAAAAATCAGGTAAAGGAGGTTGTTTCTCAAGGTCAAAAAATATGTCGTTTTTAAAGAGATTATTTTGGATACAACAAGTTATTAAGTTAAAACTTGCTGATAGGAGGCCCAGTAGTAGGTCGACCAAGTATTTTTTATatacctgtagtttatagccagccccctctagtatatagccagcccccctctagtatatagccagcctgcttccCTATAGTGTAtaagcagccccctgtagaatatagccagtctttcctgtgatatatagccagcctgccccctgtagtatatagccatcctcctgtagtatatagccagcccccccacgtactatatagccagccccccctaagtatatagccaacaacccctgtagtatataacaatcccctctgtagtatatagccaaccctcatgtattatatagccagcttgtttccctgtagtgtataggtagcccccctgtagtatataaccatccccactgtagtatattgccagtcacctctgtagtatatagacagccccctttagtgtatagccACCCTGCCTAATctgtagtatatagttagccccccCTGCAGTATTTAGGAAGCCCCctttagtttatagccagccccctctagtatatagccagcacccctctagtataaagccagcctgcttccctgtagtgtataggcagccccctgtagcatatagcaagTCCTTCCTGTGATATATAGCCAgcacgccccctgtagtatatagccaccctcctgtagtatatagccagccccccagtagtatatagccaaccacccctgtagtatatagcaagcccccctgtagtatgtagccaacccccatgtattatatagccagcctgtttccctgtagtgtataggtagcccccctgtagtataaagcctgcactCCCtgttatatatagccagccccctgtagtaaatagctagtctccctgtagtatatagccagtcacccctgtagtatatagacagtccctctttagtatatagccaccttgcctcctctgtagtatatagttagccccctGCAGTATTTAGGCAGCCACCCTGTAGTTTCtacccagcccccctgtagtatatagccagcctgcttccatgtagtgtataggcagcctccgtgtagtatatagccagtcctccctgcagtatacagccagcctgccccgatTTAGTTTATAGTCAGCCCTTCCtgtgatatatagccagcctacaaCCGCATGCTCCCTCCCATGTTGGCAGCCGTGAGTCATAAAGGGCGCCGGCTGCATCCAGCAACCAGTGATATGTGTATCTTAAAGATACACATATTGCTGATCGCTACCCGCGGCTGGGACGGCCCCGCAGGATGGGAGGCGAGGGTAGTGTCCTAGGGATTCATCTACCACTGGTCCTGGTTCTGCCCCCTCATAAATGCTGTACAGTGTCATCTTATAAGGTATGGAGCCCTGCTAATGATATACAGGATGTACTTCAATAAATTATATGCAATTACACCCTCAAtaagcctcctccttcccccagtgAGATAGtgtcttgccttataaatgcTATACCGCGCCAATGTAGACTAGATGTCTCTatgagatacagcccccctcttccCTCAGAATTGATGTACAGAACTTATGTGCATGGCTCCTGTAGCATCCCTCTCCTTCCCTGCTGCAGCAGCTTCAGCACAACTACACAGGCAGGTGTCATGACATCATCATGTTGCCTTTGTCCTGGAGTCTAATGGCAGTAGTTCAGCCAGTGACACATATcactatggggtatatatactgtCACTATCGTGAAAAACTATTTCTGGGTACAAGGAAAGTTAGACAATGGTTGGAAATTATAGTCCTGACCTACATAAATCAGGATCAGCAGTGTTATAGATCAAGACCTATTAGTATTGCTGCATTGAATTTTGGGAGGTTACAGAAAAAAGTTAACTAAAAATGAAACATGCTCATCAAATAGACCCTCCCACTGTTACTAGAGCATATCCCAGAGCAGAAGCCTCACACTACTGGAAGACCTCACTGACATCTGTCACCATAATCCCAGACTTATGTCTGGTCATGTGTACACTGTGATTACATGGAGCTCGGTGGCCAGGTTCTCTCAGATGATGTATAGTATAAACCGCTGTTCACAGTAATGAATGAGCTGAAATCTTCTGGGATTCAGCCAAAACACTTAGCTCGCTGCATTTCATCTGCAGATACTAATGGTTTCTAATGGATATCCAGGTGCTCAGAAGAGAACAGGAGAAAGCAGCTTGTCATTACCACCATGGGTGACCTTTAGGACAAACTGCAGCCTCAGTTTTGACCTTTGATGATTATGCTGGTTCTGTTTTTGCTTAACAAACTTTTTGTAAGTTGATGTCTATGCTGCAAATAATTCAATGTTCTTGTGGACAAGGACATAGGAAGCTGTGTCCTTCCTTTCCTCCTTGCAGGACATGTCCAGATacgtataaataataattaaccccttcccgccgcggccctttttcgattttgcgttttcatttttcactccccacattcaaaaatatttcatgccgtgtaccgggaaaaaaattccaaatgcagtgaaattggtaaaaaaacgcatttgtgccgtattcttgtgggcttggattttacggatttcactgtgcaccccaaatgtctactttattctttgggtcagtgcgattacggggataccaaacttgtataggttttcatacatttaaaaaatttaaaacctcctgtacaaaatttttttgggggattttgccatcttctggggctaataactttttcatactttggtgtatggagctgtgggtggtgtcgttttttttgcggattttgatgacgtttacaatgttagcatttttaggactgtacaaccttttgatcactttttatagaatttttaaaaaattgcttgCAGAATTGCTTCTCAGgctgtcaccttgtcacaccactagacatgcacactcagctttctagcagtcacacagctagccacactttacaaggctaagAGTCTATAATTTTGGCAGGGACCAAGTGAAGTCTTTAATACCAAAAAAGTTGCTCAGTGCTTCTAAAAGatttacaagaataacaaaataaaatgacacaacaaggcaaaacagttataaaataaaaagggagaaaaatgacAGAAACTTAGAAATTATAGaaattcctgattccctggaggtgggagaaatatggaacacCCCAGCTTGTCAGGCAGCCTCTATAACACTGTTTCCTGTATctcaaattggggcacattcactaagggtccgaattgcacaTTTTCGGCGGggtacccgaatttttccgatttgcggcgaattgccccgggattttggcgcacgcgatcggattgtggcgcatcggtgccggttttcacgcaacagaaatcggggggcgtggccgacggattcggaaaaaccacagaatttaaaaaagaatttgtgtcgcaagaatagcactcacatgcaccaagacAGAGGAGgtgtactccggcggacttcagcgcagcagcgacacctagtggacatcgggcgcacgaccttagtgaatcctggcagaacccaaatcagcgtcggagaatgcgccgctggatcgcgaatggaccggctaagtaaatctgacccattgttttatatgttctaagtttagttcaggtttcagcacctcccattgattaattagtccacagggttattcaggattggacaaagtgttaatgagggggaaagTCCTGGAATATTCAAACACtttctttgtttccaagtcctgatgcagggatggggggaggtgtataaaacaggtgaccaaatggcttttgaagtcaccacagaacattcttcaggtcagagtttatcaggctgtaaagacctccaggatgttgtaaaacgCTGCCTGGACACTTCAATCGATGCTAATTGTTCATCAAAGTTAGTAATTGCCCTATAGTttaacaaatcttacacattcaagattaATATTTCCTAGACACTACCACTTAAGTGAAGTCAAATtaaactacagatactcacctataCTCCTCTTCACCTCGATCCTGCtgctggtcttctttaagcttGACACACAAGGATCGCCTTAAAAGCAGCCCGAAGCACAAGGACAcaatgtccggtgctccgggctgttaattattcacgccttttGCATGACATCagaccatgctgggagagggaagtCACATCAAGCGAGAAGCGTGAATGATGCCAATAGATGTGGACATGTTATAGAGTGCAAGGACATCTAAATTAAAGTCCAGCACACTGAGCTATCTCTTACTGAGTATGGCAACATCCAAGGTAATATATTGGATTACTGTTGAAGGAAAGCATATCTGTAGCTTAGTCACAGAATACCAGCTGCTTTTACAACTGTGATCCTCACTTAGAGAAGATGCAGATGATGCAGGAGAATTGTTAAATTATTATATCTGGTGGTATTCTTTAGAGCAGGGGTGCACAACAAGACCCTAGGCTAGACAGTAAATAGTAATATTGACCCCAAGACCatacaataaataattattattgtctGTAATTATTACATAAAATGACTGTACAGTCACAAGTTCAGACAATTCAATATTACAGACCCTAGACCATATAATAAATACTAATATAGATCCACGACATAATAatacagaacccagaccagacaatgaatAAAATCACAGACAATTATTAGGTCAGACAATAAATAACAATGCATAATGCATAACAATGTATAATAATACTGACCCTAGACTGTacaataaatattaaaataaacccATGACCAGGCAATtcatgataatacagaccccagaacagaaaataaataaaaatggagaCCTTGGATTAGCCAATAGATAATTGAGACCCTATTCCAGGCAATTTCTAATCATTCAGACCACAGGCCAGAAAATAGATAATTTCAGATCTCAGAAAAGaccataaataatattataataaagtTCAGATCATCTCTTATTGATAGATATTTCTCAGTAATTTGCAGCTGTGGCGCTGCTCTGGAGCGGTGAAGGTTAAAAAAGCACAATACAGAAAGATTATATTCAGGAAATTACTATTTAAAATTGTTTAAATTTTTTATGCAAGCAGAGGAACTTTGCAATTTAAAAACTTTAATATATTTGAGCACCCACGGCATGGCATAGCTATATACCACGCTCTGCCGAAAGGACACCCTGCCACATAAGAAGACACCAGTATGACAAATGGCACAGATTTGGCTTTAGAACTGTAAGCTGCATCTCAGTTTTTCTGTAGTGTAGAGACTTATGTAAGGACACATTGTAATCTATAAATGGATTTGCCACCAGCTGTACATTAGTATCATAATTAATCATTATCCATTTATTTATTCCACAGGCGGACAAAGACTCCTCACGGGAGCAATGATCTGCAAGTGACCGGAGAGATCTTGTTTGGGgttagtgcctctttaggaactATTAGTGTTTTCCATACAGTACATTAAAGATAAATCTATAGGTCCTAAGGGGTTGCATCCTATGCTTTGCATTATGCTGTTGGATGCTCAAAGCTAAAAATGTATCATCTGCATACTGTGCTAAATCTGGGGCAATGGCGGGCTTCATCTCCTTTATCACAAAgtgacttttttgccatttccttGCACTGGCTCAGGTGCTGATCCCCCGACATTGGAGGAGCTCACAACCACCCACTATTGTGGAGTTGATATAGAAACACAGAGTTATACAcaggatggaggagatgatggccGATGACTCCCCAGACCCTGGCATAGGTCATGGTTTGGGCCCGAGTCTGACCTCTGCTTTCCTGGACCTTTTCCTCTGAGAGCTTCTGTGAGCACAGTCCTATCTGGTTAGGTTATGCAATTAATAAGCATAGCATATGTTGTAATTGTATCTTTCAAGAATACTGTGCATAACTATACGTATAAAGGGTTTTTGTGGGAAGCCTCTTTGGGCTTGGTATCAAGCTCCTGATTCCTGCATAATGCCATTCTTCTGATAGTCTTCTCTTCCCAATTCTAGTCATCCTTGAACCATACAATATTACTTCCTCTTATGTGACATAGTGTGGCCTATGTTGGCCAAAGTGGGTTGCATGACACCAAGCACTTCCGGCTGAGCCATCACTGCTGAaagcagaaagaaaaaaataaacctagGAACTGGGAATGGAGGGTTCCTGGAATAACCACTCAAGTATTATTAAACAACAGAGTTGAGAATTTTTGAGATGATTTCCTCAAGGTCTGGTTGTGAAAATAACATCGAATCATCTACTAATGTCCATGATACTTAGGCTTTTGTTCACATTGCCTTATAACAATTAAAATTTAGCTTTATTTTAATAGACATTCTAAAATCCATTCCATGACTTttagaaaaatttgaaaaacaatAGTATACAAGCCACCAAAAGGGCTACTCCAGATGAGACCTGAAGAAATACGACTACTTCCAAATTTCATACCAGAACCAACTCCCTTGAATCAGGAGTTTCTAAATCAATTAGTTTAGCTAATAAgcgactttaaagggaacctgtcaacagaaattggcctaataaaccactagcggtatgttggcaagcagctgagcagcttctagatgatgtttctttcatcacCTGGTGtggtgtcatcatccagaaaatcaacttttatgttagatgtaaaatggttttgtgaagtcaaggaggcggagagtttaatactgaagtcaaccTTTTCCTGCCTTAGAACgctcccttcactgtaattaatggtcttgcatccagggacatcattgatcacatCTCCTGAGGTCCGGTACATGTACCCTGACATGAGTCAGgaggagcttgacttcagtgttaaactctctgcctccttgactttatacgtctaactacaaagttgattttctgggtgatgccaccaagctgggtcatgaaagaacgATCTGGAAGCTATTCAACTACTTGACAACacaatggtagtggtttatta
Proteins encoded:
- the RELL2 gene encoding RELT-like protein 2, with the translated sequence MRIYCSETVTRTCSLFSGIQIIMAEANTAEDGDKTSQQNPYMLFLLVLVFFITGLLGFLICHVLKKKGYRCRTSPEEDYEIKDDESNGHDITEEMSNEDTVERIVKCIIQNEANAEALKQMLGDTEGDVPIGPSLCPHRESQDAGIPHHHTVHLGSTQAPCIHCTRKKRSLLHRMGRSKDSKGKSHPGEVTVFSVGRFRVTHIGKKPGIQGAQDDPNISSDPISFDKDTDEQAETKIKNGISLQEAFEAQGISQNGPDLVGLAKSEVKDAVISMNGHKLIEAKAGGNVSKGKASKDRRSSAPEQTAAQRERIDVLQLRGRDQQKGRSPENTKNQADKDSSREQ